A section of the Elizabethkingia anophelis R26 genome encodes:
- a CDS encoding phosphatidate cytidylyltransferase — MDKNLIQRLISGLIYGLVIFLCTTHYGSTLILKTFSVSVNQSYLYYGLMTFFVVVGVFECVKITKLKSWIWILVTIILGGYIYYRFSYKFFYQYFYLGINMMDIFGIILMALAMITIFKFPQEIKNDNGKMVFTILYVTIPFGFALGLPDFLPYDTHFSWEAFMLFVLIWSSDSFAYFAGRMFGKHKMAPTISPKKTWEGFAGGVICTVILGYFIEYKFPEMKGNWMVVGLLVAIFAPLGDLVESQLKRTFNVKDSGNIIPGHGGVLDRLDSFILCAPVVYVYFMILTRF, encoded by the coding sequence TTGGATAAAAATCTCATACAGCGTCTTATTTCAGGACTGATATACGGATTGGTTATTTTTCTGTGTACAACCCATTACGGCTCCACACTTATTTTAAAAACATTTTCAGTATCTGTTAATCAGTCTTATTTGTATTACGGGCTGATGACTTTTTTTGTTGTCGTTGGTGTTTTCGAATGTGTGAAGATTACAAAGCTGAAATCCTGGATATGGATTTTAGTGACTATTATTCTTGGCGGGTATATCTATTACAGATTTTCGTATAAATTTTTCTATCAGTATTTCTATTTAGGAATCAACATGATGGATATCTTTGGTATTATACTAATGGCATTGGCCATGATTACTATATTCAAATTTCCGCAGGAAATTAAAAATGATAATGGTAAAATGGTATTTACGATTTTGTATGTAACAATTCCTTTTGGTTTTGCACTTGGGTTACCAGATTTTTTACCTTACGATACCCATTTCAGCTGGGAAGCTTTTATGTTGTTTGTGCTGATCTGGAGTAGTGATTCTTTCGCATATTTTGCGGGTAGAATGTTTGGTAAACATAAAATGGCACCAACAATCAGTCCCAAGAAAACATGGGAAGGTTTTGCTGGTGGTGTTATATGTACAGTGATTCTAGGGTATTTTATTGAATATAAATTCCCCGAAATGAAAGGAAACTGGATGGTTGTTGGGCTTTTAGTTGCTATCTTTGCACCGTTGGGAGATTTGGTAGAGTCACAGCTCAAAAGAACTTTCAATGTAAAAGATTCTGGGAATATAATCCCGGGACACGGAGGCGTATTGGACAGGCTGGATAGCTTCATACTTTGCGCACCTGTAGTTTATGTTTATTTTATGATTTTAACAAGGTTTTAG
- a CDS encoding phosphatidylserine decarboxylase family protein: protein MKFHKEGKGTLFTVLLAIIIISGVSIYFLKMWSLLIIIPLLVLYGFVMWFFRNPERNILDQVENVIAPVDGKVVMIKKVFEGEVLQQECLQISIFMSPLNVHVCRYPVTGEVTYKKYHKGKYLVAWHEKSSELNERTTMAVKTLTGTNVVFRQIAGYVARRIVFYPEVGDSAKAGHEYGFIKFGSRMDVFLPLDTEVICKIGDITKGGIDVIAKLPAESK, encoded by the coding sequence ATGAAATTTCACAAAGAAGGTAAAGGTACTTTATTTACGGTTTTATTAGCCATTATTATTATTTCAGGAGTTAGTATCTACTTTCTGAAGATGTGGTCATTGCTTATTATTATACCATTATTGGTATTGTATGGTTTTGTAATGTGGTTCTTCAGAAATCCTGAAAGAAATATTCTGGATCAGGTAGAGAATGTTATAGCTCCGGTAGATGGTAAAGTAGTAATGATAAAGAAGGTCTTCGAAGGAGAAGTTCTTCAGCAGGAGTGTCTGCAGATTTCTATCTTTATGTCACCACTTAATGTACATGTGTGTCGCTACCCGGTTACAGGAGAGGTAACATATAAGAAATATCATAAAGGTAAATATTTGGTTGCTTGGCATGAGAAGTCCTCTGAGCTGAATGAAAGAACAACTATGGCTGTTAAAACTTTAACGGGGACTAATGTTGTATTCAGGCAGATTGCGGGATATGTGGCTAGAAGGATCGTATTCTATCCGGAAGTCGGAGATTCTGCAAAAGCCGGACACGAATATGGTTTTATTAAATTCGGGTCTAGAATGGACGTTTTCCTGCCTTTGGATACAGAAGTAATCTGCAAGATAGGAGATATTACGAAAGGAGGTATTGATGTTATCGCAAAACTTCCTGCAGAAAGTAAATAA
- a CDS encoding OsmC family protein, whose product MAKALISQQNYYTDVELDSYRVHVDEPKNVGGQNLGPKPTELLDAALASCTAITLKMYADRKQWDLGDLYVEAKRIVNTKGESTFRISLSTNVELSDEQKDKLLEIADKCPVHKMLDQNEMKTSWI is encoded by the coding sequence ATGGCAAAAGCATTAATTTCACAACAGAACTATTATACAGATGTTGAATTAGATTCTTACAGAGTTCACGTAGATGAGCCTAAGAATGTAGGAGGCCAGAATCTTGGCCCGAAACCAACAGAACTTTTAGATGCAGCACTGGCTTCGTGTACCGCAATTACATTAAAGATGTATGCAGACCGCAAACAATGGGATCTTGGTGATCTGTATGTAGAAGCTAAAAGAATTGTAAACACAAAAGGAGAAAGCACTTTCAGAATAAGTTTGTCAACAAATGTAGAGCTTAGTGACGAACAGAAAGATAAGCTTCTTGAAATAGCAGACAAATGCCCTGTGCATAAAATGCTGGACCAGAATGAAATGAAGACTTCCTGGATTTAA
- a CDS encoding ABC transporter ATP-binding protein produces the protein MNLYFRILKFAKPHQKYIYGSLFFNILYSLLQIASIGTLLPVLGILFGTEKQEIKGDGFSDNLKRTLYTFINNEIEKHGSLNVLLWLCIITGVAFFLRNIVRYLGAYLLIFYRVGVTKDLRGAMYRKILTLPVSFFSEQRKGDLMSRMSNDVGEVENNILGSLVDLVNSPFMLIGTLASLFFLNPQLTLFSLLVLPVMGTLISLIGKSLKKDSHKAQNELGNVFSIVDETLKSAKIIKIFNADKLLDNRFTGSMTKWINYSISLGRKRELASPMSEFLGAITFLIITWYGGYQILVNKNMLPQDFLVFLGMFFQILPPAKSLATSISNIQKGEASLVRVMDILDADVKVDEIANPIPVSELKDRIEFKNVGFYYNKENLILKNFNLSIPKGSTVALVGQSGSGKTTIANLLARFYDVTEGAITVDGNNIKDLKLKEYRAILGMVTQESVLFNDTIYNNIAMGKENATREEIIEAAKIANAHQFIESLPDGYETNIGDDGNKLSGGQKQRVSIARAVLKNPPIMILDEATSALDTESERFVQEALEKMMENRTSLVIAHRLSTIQKADWIVVMERGVIVEQGTHHDLMDNNSVYRKLVDLQNFD, from the coding sequence ATGAACTTATACTTTAGGATTCTAAAATTTGCTAAACCACACCAAAAATATATTTACGGAAGTTTATTCTTCAACATTTTATACTCCCTACTTCAGATAGCATCCATAGGAACTCTTTTACCTGTGCTGGGAATACTGTTCGGTACGGAAAAGCAGGAAATAAAAGGTGACGGTTTCTCTGACAACCTCAAAAGGACACTCTACACTTTTATTAATAATGAAATAGAAAAACATGGCAGCTTAAATGTCTTGCTTTGGCTTTGTATTATTACCGGAGTTGCTTTCTTTCTGAGGAATATTGTCCGTTATCTTGGAGCTTACCTTCTTATATTTTATCGTGTTGGAGTAACAAAAGACCTTAGAGGAGCTATGTACAGAAAGATTCTTACACTTCCTGTATCCTTTTTTTCAGAACAAAGAAAGGGAGATTTGATGTCGAGAATGTCCAATGACGTTGGCGAAGTAGAAAACAATATTCTGGGAAGCCTTGTAGATCTTGTGAATTCTCCGTTCATGCTGATTGGTACGCTTGCTTCTTTATTCTTTTTAAATCCGCAATTAACGCTGTTCAGCTTACTGGTATTACCTGTAATGGGAACATTAATTTCTCTTATCGGAAAAAGCCTTAAAAAAGATTCTCACAAAGCTCAGAATGAATTGGGGAATGTCTTCTCCATCGTAGACGAAACATTGAAGTCAGCAAAGATTATTAAGATTTTCAATGCTGATAAGTTACTGGATAATCGTTTCACTGGTTCTATGACAAAATGGATAAACTACTCAATCAGTCTTGGCAGAAAAAGAGAACTAGCTTCTCCTATGAGTGAATTTTTAGGAGCTATTACCTTCCTTATTATTACATGGTATGGAGGTTATCAAATCTTAGTCAATAAGAACATGTTGCCACAGGACTTTTTAGTTTTTCTGGGTATGTTCTTCCAAATTCTACCTCCTGCAAAGAGTTTAGCAACGTCTATATCCAATATCCAGAAAGGTGAAGCTTCGCTTGTAAGAGTAATGGACATCTTAGATGCCGACGTTAAAGTTGACGAAATAGCCAATCCAATTCCGGTTTCTGAGCTGAAAGATCGTATTGAGTTCAAAAACGTAGGTTTCTATTATAACAAAGAAAATCTGATCCTGAAAAACTTTAACCTTAGTATTCCAAAAGGCAGTACTGTTGCCCTGGTAGGACAAAGTGGTAGTGGAAAAACAACAATAGCCAACCTTTTGGCTCGTTTTTATGACGTAACTGAAGGTGCCATTACAGTAGATGGCAACAACATTAAAGATCTGAAATTAAAGGAGTACCGCGCTATTCTGGGTATGGTAACTCAGGAATCAGTACTATTTAATGATACTATCTATAACAATATTGCCATGGGTAAAGAAAATGCTACCCGTGAGGAAATTATTGAGGCTGCAAAAATTGCTAATGCCCATCAGTTTATAGAAAGTCTTCCTGATGGCTATGAAACTAATATTGGAGACGACGGTAACAAGCTGTCTGGTGGCCAGAAACAAAGAGTATCAATTGCCCGCGCTGTACTGAAGAACCCACCAATTATGATACTGGACGAAGCAACATCTGCTCTGGACACAGAATCTGAACGATTTGTACAGGAAGCTTTGGAAAAAATGATGGAGAACAGAACTTCTCTGGTGATTGCCCACAGGTTATCTACAATCCAGAAAGCAGACTGGATCGTGGTAATGGAACGTGGTGTTATTGTAGAACAAGGTACTCATCATGATTTAATGGATAACAATAGTGTATACCGTAAACTGGTAGATCTTCAAAATTTTGACTAA
- a CDS encoding DUF4293 family protein, which yields MLQRIQTIWMFLAVLAAVFLFYTGQDVDVLGTTPVITITTVILILISLLSIFSYKNRKRQILLNNISIFINALLIGLLAYWLLNLPGGISFPEKGIELTFPLIAIVGLIIANVYIKKDEKLVKSVDRFR from the coding sequence ATGCTTCAAAGAATACAAACTATCTGGATGTTTCTTGCTGTATTAGCAGCTGTTTTTTTATTTTATACAGGGCAGGATGTAGATGTATTAGGTACAACTCCTGTTATAACTATTACAACAGTCATATTGATATTAATCTCTTTGCTAAGCATTTTCAGTTATAAAAACAGAAAAAGACAAATCTTGCTGAATAACATCAGCATTTTTATAAACGCCTTGTTGATCGGCTTATTGGCTTACTGGCTACTAAACTTACCCGGAGGAATTAGTTTTCCTGAGAAGGGTATTGAGTTAACATTTCCGCTCATCGCAATTGTAGGTTTGATTATAGCAAACGTCTACATTAAAAAAGATGAGAAACTTGTAAAATCTGTAGACAGATTCCGGTAG
- the rho gene encoding transcription termination factor Rho, which produces MFDIESLKSKSDTELTKISKDLGIGVKKTSDINEKIYAILDFQASNPQTIKDYLGPQDKGNDAGNEGATQPKKRGRKPAAKAEVVKTTEETAKPEAPVKEARKKVEAPKAEVPVEEAAKVTEETSQPEKKQRKRVTKAPQPAEAKTTPEENAPEASESAEVVAPAKKETQAVPQQKNNNQNNNNNNQNRQHHHNKERNNGDVKNSEPQKKEYSFDGIVTVEGVLEILPDNYGFLRSSDFSYISSPDDVYVSTSQIKNYGLKTGDTVKGIVRLPKEGEKYFSLQRPTEVNGRDLAYIKDRVAFEFLTPLFPQEKFNLAGKNATLSTRIVDLFAPIGKGQRAMIVAQPKTGKTMLLKDIANSISANHPEAYMMVLLIDERPEEVTDMQRSVNAEVIASTFDEAADKHVKVANLVLSKAQRLVECGHDVVILLDSITRLARAYNTVTPASGKILSGGVDANALHKPKRFFGAARKIEGGGSLTIIATALIDTGSKMDEVIFEEFKGTGNMELQLDRKIANKRIYPAVDLISSSTRRDDLLHDEVTQQRMWIMRKYLADMNPVEAMEFVKKHMQSTVNNEEFLMSMNK; this is translated from the coding sequence ATGTTTGACATTGAAAGTCTAAAGTCAAAATCGGATACCGAATTGACGAAAATCTCAAAAGATTTAGGTATTGGTGTGAAGAAAACTTCCGATATTAACGAAAAGATTTACGCTATATTGGATTTTCAGGCATCCAACCCCCAAACGATTAAGGATTACCTCGGACCACAGGATAAAGGAAATGATGCCGGAAATGAAGGAGCTACACAACCTAAGAAAAGAGGAAGGAAGCCTGCTGCTAAAGCTGAAGTGGTAAAGACTACGGAAGAAACCGCTAAGCCTGAAGCGCCTGTAAAAGAGGCCAGAAAGAAAGTAGAGGCTCCTAAGGCTGAAGTTCCTGTAGAGGAAGCTGCTAAAGTTACCGAAGAAACTAGTCAGCCAGAAAAAAAGCAAAGAAAAAGAGTTACAAAAGCTCCACAGCCTGCAGAGGCAAAAACAACGCCGGAAGAAAACGCTCCGGAAGCTTCAGAATCTGCTGAAGTTGTGGCTCCTGCCAAAAAAGAAACACAAGCTGTTCCTCAGCAAAAAAATAATAATCAGAACAATAACAACAATAATCAGAACAGACAACATCACCATAATAAGGAAAGAAATAATGGAGATGTAAAGAATTCTGAACCTCAGAAGAAGGAATATAGCTTCGATGGTATTGTAACCGTTGAAGGAGTTCTGGAAATTTTGCCGGACAATTATGGTTTCCTTAGATCCTCAGACTTTAGCTATATCTCGTCTCCTGATGATGTATATGTATCTACAAGTCAGATCAAGAACTATGGATTAAAAACCGGTGATACGGTAAAAGGTATTGTTCGTTTACCAAAAGAAGGAGAGAAGTATTTCTCTTTACAACGTCCTACAGAAGTTAACGGAAGAGATCTTGCTTATATTAAGGATAGAGTAGCGTTCGAATTCCTAACGCCGCTTTTTCCACAGGAGAAATTTAACCTGGCTGGAAAAAATGCAACACTTTCAACCAGAATTGTAGACCTTTTTGCACCCATTGGTAAAGGTCAGCGTGCTATGATTGTAGCACAGCCTAAAACGGGTAAAACAATGCTGTTGAAAGATATTGCCAATAGTATTTCGGCAAATCATCCGGAAGCTTATATGATGGTCTTACTAATTGATGAAAGACCCGAAGAAGTTACCGATATGCAGAGAAGTGTAAATGCAGAAGTTATTGCATCTACGTTCGATGAAGCTGCCGACAAGCATGTAAAAGTTGCCAATCTGGTATTGTCTAAAGCTCAAAGACTTGTAGAATGTGGTCATGATGTTGTAATTCTTCTGGATTCTATTACACGTTTAGCAAGAGCTTATAATACTGTTACCCCTGCATCCGGAAAAATACTTTCCGGTGGTGTGGATGCGAATGCATTGCACAAGCCAAAGAGATTCTTTGGTGCAGCTAGAAAAATTGAAGGCGGAGGTTCTTTAACTATTATTGCAACTGCATTAATTGATACAGGATCTAAAATGGACGAAGTGATCTTTGAAGAATTCAAAGGAACGGGTAACATGGAACTTCAATTAGACAGAAAAATTGCTAATAAACGTATTTATCCTGCTGTAGATCTTATCTCTTCCAGTACACGTAGAGATGATTTGTTACATGATGAGGTTACCCAGCAAAGAATGTGGATTATGCGTAAATACCTTGCTGATATGAACCCTGTAGAAGCAATGGAGTTTGTGAAAAAACACATGCAGTCTACTGTAAATAATGAAGAGTTCTTAATGTCCATGAACAAATAG
- a CDS encoding RNA polymerase sigma factor, producing the protein MKTLPDSKLIADFQKGNEAALEILLKRHQRDIYTFIFYKIGDEDLANDIFQDTFMKIIITLKEGRYKDEGKFSLWAKRIAHNLVIDHFRIKSKNFKISESSYDNEEFSIFDIIKEPDANIEDKLIQIQINDDLYKMIECLPENQREVLELRFFKELSFKEIAEHTNSSINTTLGRVRYALINLRKMADEHQIILTK; encoded by the coding sequence ATGAAGACACTGCCAGATAGTAAACTTATTGCTGACTTCCAGAAAGGAAATGAAGCTGCCTTAGAAATTCTCTTAAAGCGCCATCAGCGCGATATTTACACTTTTATTTTTTATAAAATAGGAGACGAAGACCTCGCAAACGATATTTTTCAGGATACTTTCATGAAAATTATTATTACCCTAAAAGAGGGGCGTTATAAAGATGAAGGTAAATTCTCATTATGGGCTAAGCGTATCGCTCATAATCTTGTAATAGATCATTTCCGGATAAAATCAAAAAACTTCAAAATATCGGAATCTTCTTACGATAATGAGGAATTTTCTATTTTCGACATTATAAAGGAACCAGATGCGAATATAGAAGACAAGCTGATCCAGATTCAGATTAATGATGATCTGTACAAAATGATAGAATGCCTTCCGGAAAATCAGAGAGAAGTATTAGAATTGCGATTCTTTAAAGAGCTAAGCTTTAAAGAAATTGCTGAACATACTAATTCCAGTATTAATACGACTTTAGGAAGGGTGCGTTATGCTCTTATTAATTTGCGGAAAATGGCAGATGAGCATCAAATTATTCTGACTAAATAA
- a CDS encoding YjjG family noncanonical pyrimidine nucleotidase, with amino-acid sequence MKFRHIFFDLDNTLWDHRKNAYLTLKDLFNRKQINSLYGIDFEEFHHKYDEINERLWEQIRDGEIDKEYLRAHRFYDTFLFFGVDNAELAEHFEVNFLDEIVGYNELVDGTKDVLDYLKDKNYNIHIISNGFYDVTHRKIKGSGLTPYFETITSADDVGVRKPNPKIFEYALGKANAQKEESILIGDDWIADVKGSQAFGMDVIFFDALKEDKKEDELKSVKHLSDIKSFL; translated from the coding sequence ATGAAATTTAGACACATTTTTTTTGACCTTGACAATACCTTGTGGGACCACCGCAAAAATGCATATTTAACTCTTAAGGATCTTTTCAACCGTAAACAAATAAATAGTCTTTACGGAATCGACTTTGAAGAATTTCACCACAAATATGATGAAATTAATGAGAGATTATGGGAACAGATAAGAGATGGTGAAATAGATAAGGAGTACTTGAGAGCACACCGCTTCTATGATACCTTCCTGTTCTTTGGCGTGGACAATGCGGAATTGGCAGAGCATTTTGAAGTAAATTTTCTTGATGAAATTGTTGGTTATAATGAACTTGTAGACGGAACAAAGGACGTATTAGATTATCTTAAAGATAAAAATTATAATATCCATATTATTTCGAATGGCTTCTACGACGTTACTCACCGTAAAATAAAAGGATCAGGTCTGACTCCTTACTTTGAAACCATAACAAGTGCAGACGATGTAGGAGTAAGAAAGCCCAATCCAAAAATATTTGAGTACGCATTGGGAAAAGCAAATGCGCAAAAAGAAGAGAGTATTCTGATAGGAGATGACTGGATTGCTGATGTAAAAGGCTCACAGGCATTTGGTATGGATGTTATTTTCTTTGATGCTCTGAAAGAGGATAAGAAAGAAGATGAATTGAAATCTGTGAAACATCTTTCTGATATAAAAAGTTTTCTCTAA
- a CDS encoding carbohydrate kinase family protein, producing MRENRIKVACYGEVLWDIFPGGQRRAGGAPFNVAYHLSRMGVEAHMISSVGHDDLGNELLEKIQNWGMSIDGVQINDQYPTSTVVATIDENNDAHYDIVQHVAWDYIETRTADLNLLTDTDALVFGTLAARNEKSKNTLFELTEASNYNVFDINLRPPYYDIHLIKDLLHRTQLAKFNKAELRMMLDFMGKDYVTEKDSIQYLQDVFRMNEIIISKGSKGALYANGNNFHLYPTVPVEVKDTVGSGDSFLAGFLSKRLETGTNAHQIMHQAVALGAFITAQKGACPEYTLDDFTKFRDQHLVSALPL from the coding sequence ATGAGAGAAAATAGAATAAAAGTTGCCTGTTATGGCGAAGTACTATGGGATATATTTCCGGGAGGGCAGCGAAGAGCCGGAGGAGCTCCGTTTAATGTCGCTTACCATCTTTCCAGAATGGGTGTAGAAGCTCATATGATTAGCAGTGTTGGTCATGATGACTTAGGAAATGAATTACTGGAAAAAATCCAAAACTGGGGTATGTCCATTGACGGGGTCCAGATAAATGACCAGTACCCTACCAGTACAGTTGTTGCTACTATAGATGAGAATAATGATGCACATTATGATATTGTTCAGCATGTAGCCTGGGATTATATTGAAACCAGAACTGCAGATCTAAATCTTCTTACGGATACTGATGCTTTGGTATTCGGAACACTGGCTGCCCGAAATGAAAAATCAAAGAATACTTTGTTTGAATTGACTGAAGCCAGTAACTATAATGTATTCGATATTAACCTACGTCCCCCTTATTACGATATACATTTGATTAAAGATTTATTACACAGAACGCAGTTAGCAAAATTCAATAAGGCAGAACTACGGATGATGCTGGATTTTATGGGTAAAGATTATGTTACCGAAAAAGACAGTATACAATATCTGCAGGATGTGTTTCGTATGAATGAAATAATTATTTCTAAAGGCAGCAAAGGAGCATTATATGCTAATGGAAACAATTTCCATTTATACCCTACAGTACCTGTTGAAGTAAAAGATACCGTAGGAAGTGGCGATTCTTTCCTTGCCGGTTTCCTGTCCAAACGTTTAGAGACCGGAACCAATGCACACCAGATTATGCATCAGGCAGTTGCGTTAGGTGCATTTATTACTGCACAGAAAGGAGCCTGTCCGGAATATACTCTGGACGATTTTACAAAATTCAGAGATCAGCATCTGGTTTCAGCACTTCCTTTATAA
- a CDS encoding MFS transporter, with translation METKHRNSLLPFAIITFIYFIVGFLTTVNEQLQAPLKFTFLAEAGSLKNTFTTLISFFFFLGYLLNGTLGSKWVNAYGYKNTILRGLLFMMSGLCMYLCSSWFGYQYPHLAIHFGNAALPYGFIIFVIGSYLMGTSAAIIQVVVNPYAAAYELPGTQPVQRLNILTAINSIGTTSAPFFVTVVMFSGVSIANIEIRQLILPLVILITSVLIVTLITKKLHLPDIANTRATTGEKLERSIWSFRHFVLGVLAIFFYVGTEVAIGANINLHAFELAESGHPMTFFGKSDIIIGGMDLGIHALLSTLYWGGFLVGRAISSFFSKISAKTQLTVTTLLATILAIISMLTQNLWYLVAIGLLHSTMWSCIFSLAIKGLGKYTSKASGVFISAVFGGAVFTLIQGGLADIFGSWRWTWCLTVICELLMLSYALFGSRIRPKDIIQ, from the coding sequence ATGGAAACTAAACATCGTAATAGTCTGTTGCCTTTTGCAATAATTACCTTTATTTATTTTATTGTGGGCTTCCTTACCACAGTAAATGAACAATTACAGGCTCCGTTAAAATTTACATTTCTTGCAGAAGCCGGAAGCCTGAAAAACACTTTTACAACTCTCATCTCATTCTTTTTCTTTCTGGGCTATTTGCTCAATGGTACTCTGGGAAGTAAATGGGTTAATGCTTATGGTTATAAAAATACTATCCTCCGTGGTTTACTATTTATGATGTCTGGTTTATGTATGTATCTCTGTTCTTCATGGTTTGGCTATCAGTACCCACATCTGGCAATACATTTTGGTAATGCAGCATTACCTTATGGTTTTATAATTTTTGTTATTGGCTCATATCTTATGGGGACTTCAGCAGCCATAATACAGGTTGTTGTCAACCCTTATGCAGCAGCTTATGAGTTACCGGGAACACAGCCTGTACAAAGATTAAATATTCTGACAGCTATCAACTCCATAGGTACTACGTCGGCACCTTTCTTCGTTACTGTCGTTATGTTTAGCGGGGTTTCCATCGCAAATATTGAGATCCGACAGCTTATACTACCTTTAGTAATACTAATAACATCGGTTCTTATCGTAACTTTAATTACAAAGAAGTTACATCTTCCGGATATTGCCAATACCCGAGCAACAACAGGCGAAAAACTAGAAAGAAGTATCTGGTCTTTCAGACATTTTGTACTAGGTGTACTGGCTATCTTCTTTTATGTAGGAACAGAAGTTGCTATAGGTGCTAATATTAATCTGCATGCATTCGAACTTGCTGAATCCGGACATCCAATGACATTTTTTGGTAAAAGCGATATCATTATTGGCGGAATGGATCTGGGCATACATGCTTTATTATCTACTTTATATTGGGGTGGTTTTTTAGTCGGGAGAGCAATTTCCAGCTTCTTTAGTAAAATTTCCGCAAAAACGCAGCTTACAGTAACAACCCTACTGGCTACTATACTGGCTATTATTTCTATGCTTACCCAGAATCTGTGGTATCTGGTTGCTATTGGTCTCTTACATTCCACCATGTGGAGCTGTATTTTCTCTCTTGCGATAAAAGGATTGGGGAAATATACATCAAAAGCTTCCGGTGTATTTATTTCAGCAGTTTTTGGAGGCGCTGTATTCACACTGATACAGGGCGGTCTTGCCGATATATTTGGCTCATGGAGATGGACATGGTGTCTCACTGTTATATGCGAACTGCTCATGCTTTCTTATGCACTTTTCGGCTCCCGTATAAGACCTAAAGATATTATTCAGTAA